ACTGACAACTATCACGGTAATGGCTCTGCCCATTAGGGGTATGTCGTTAGCTATCAGGTGACGTGATCTGAAGCATCCAACAACCAGGACATTAGGACTGTGGTTTAGGTGTTGTGGCTGATCTAGCTTGTTTGCCCTATGGCGTTGGTCACGCAGATGAAGGTGTATGTCTGCTACTACAGGTGGGAGCATACAACGTTCTCCTAGATTGTGGTCTACAGGACATGACACCCTTGCTAGTTGACCTGCGTCGAGGCTTGAAGCTAGATCTGGTGCTTTGTAGTCATGCCCATAGTGACCATGCTAGAGGCTTACTGGAGTTGCATCGTCATTTCCCTCGCCTGCCAATCTATGCCAGTGAGGTGACGACTCAATTGCTACCGCTCAACTGGCTAGGGGCTGATCCTGGATGGTCGGCTAGCTTTTGTCGGGCCTTGCCATGGCGATCGCCTTTAGAGTTCTGTGATGGTCTGAGTGTAGAGTTGTTTCCAGCGGGACATCTCCCAGGAGCAGCCGTTTTCGTGATCAAATACGCAGGGCCTGATGGACGCACCCACACGATCGTCTACACAGGTGATTGCTTCCTCTCTAACTCGCGCCTAGTAGATGGATTGCCTCTAGAGGAACTGCGCGGACTCCGCCCGGATATCTTGATCCTAGAGGGCAGCTATGGTACTGCTCGCAATCCTCGCCGTCGCCAACAGGAAAATGACCTGGTTGATCGCATCAGTCGTGCCCTAGGGGAGCAACGATCGGTACTGTTACCTGTGCCTACGTTGGGGTTGGGGCAGGAATTACTCATGCTGCTACGCAGTCATCACCAGTTCACAGGGCGGGATGTAGATATTTGGGTAGATGGCTCAGTTGCTCATGGGTGCGATGCCTATCTGACGCTGTTACCCTATTTGCCCACAGCCGTTCGGAAC
This DNA window, taken from Cyanobacteriota bacterium, encodes the following:
- a CDS encoding MBL fold metallo-hydrolase, with the translated sequence MADLACLPYGVGHADEGVCLLLQVGAYNVLLDCGLQDMTPLLVDLRRGLKLDLVLCSHAHSDHARGLLELHRHFPRLPIYASEVTTQLLPLNWLGADPGWSASFCRALPWRSPLEFCDGLSVELFPAGHLPGAAVFVIKYAGPDGRTHTIVYTGDCFLSNSRLVDGLPLEELRGLRPDILILEGSYGTARNPRRRQQENDLVDRISRALGEQRSVLLPVPTLGLGQELLMLLRSHHQFTGRDVDIWVDGSVAHGCDAYLTLLPYLPTAVRNFAQHQPLFWDDRVRPHLYRLQTDDQRRAIATKPSIVLTDANQDLHQYIASDSTRWLVLVPQGWTIPPSLVASVAVEAYLLADHCDGPSTMQLIHNLRPQHVVFVHGSPNYLADLTSLDELYSRYQLHVPRAGVRLELPIGESFQQPSIPDHSYEAELVELGGEIVVMLPDTIKADSRWQSFADTGLLTARWQGQELVLRSLSQWELLNQSRSREIPPDMACCANCNYCRNQHCWNPASPLYEFKVTLDGLCPAFEHS